A genomic segment from Haloarcula limicola encodes:
- a CDS encoding 2Fe-2S iron-sulfur cluster-binding protein gives MVTTHTVEFVDMDRSIEVPETQTILEAADEAGLDLPYQCRMGVCGVCSALLVEEGEVQQTEAMFLSPAEKEEGYVLTCVAKPRSDLKLRSNEGP, from the coding sequence ATGGTTACGACGCACACCGTCGAATTCGTCGATATGGACCGCTCGATAGAGGTGCCCGAAACGCAGACCATCCTCGAAGCGGCCGACGAAGCCGGGCTCGATCTCCCGTACCAGTGTCGGATGGGCGTCTGCGGGGTCTGCAGCGCGCTCTTAGTAGAGGAGGGCGAGGTTCAGCAAACGGAGGCGATGTTCCTCTCGCCGGCCGAGAAAGAGGAGGGATACGTCCTCACGTGCGTCGCCAAACCTCGATCGGATCTCAAGCTACGGTCCAACGAGGGGCCTTAA
- a CDS encoding GNAT family N-acetyltransferase, which translates to MEAEIRQAEREDGDELIELWHGFTEHLSKYDDRYKHKDEAGDRWLQYFENQLLDSKYGTVFVAEADEQLVGVLEVRVVGDHPIFRLKDHGYINGHFVKDEYRQSGLGQQLLEAAADWLRDHPRGIEFCRVDVIEGDEDGMSVYEDLDFEPIEHVYEYEL; encoded by the coding sequence ATGGAAGCCGAGATACGGCAAGCCGAGAGAGAAGACGGCGACGAACTCATCGAACTCTGGCACGGTTTCACCGAACACCTCTCGAAGTACGACGACCGGTACAAACACAAGGACGAGGCCGGCGACCGCTGGCTGCAGTACTTCGAGAACCAGCTCCTCGATTCGAAGTACGGGACCGTCTTCGTCGCCGAAGCGGACGAGCAGCTCGTGGGCGTCCTCGAGGTGCGGGTCGTCGGTGACCATCCGATATTCCGCCTGAAGGACCACGGATACATCAACGGCCACTTCGTGAAAGACGAGTATCGCCAGTCGGGGCTCGGACAGCAGTTACTCGAGGCCGCGGCCGACTGGCTCCGGGACCATCCGCGAGGGATAGAGTTCTGCCGCGTGGACGTGATCGAGGGCGACGAGGACGGGATGTCGGTCTACGAAGACCTCGACTTCGAACCGATCGAACACGTCTACGAATACGAGCTATAA
- a CDS encoding acyl-CoA synthetase produces the protein MQQNVPESYLPDAAYGPEPVNALPETDYPSHINVAEELVDRHVEEGRGDNAAIRFRDRETTYSELQEKVDRFGNALRDLGVEPGDRVLVRFPNRPEAVVSCLAVQKIGAIPQPSMKLLRAKELTHILDDAKIKVAIVYDDLLDELEDAVDAVDCVEEIVVADDVGVEHDHPSYESLIDDASDDLEAHDTEATDLGLMLYTSGTTGRPKGAVHSHSDILATADGYARYCLEPTADDVFGGNPPLPFAYGYGDLVTFPLRFGATISLVQDASPETLLEAVEDHGITVFCSVPTAYNQILSKFPEGHEEYDVSSLRVGLSAGEPLAPHTFDEINEKYGIDILDGIGTTEMLHIFISHRHTDDIDASATGFAVPGYEAKIVDPETGDELERGRSGQLAVRGPTGITYWNRPEKQSEAVENGWSFPGDIFVQREDGRFEYQSREDDLIISSGYNIPGPEVEMVLEEREEVQEVAVIGAPNEERGEIVKAYIVVEEGHEANEELVTELQNHVKNTLAPYKYPREIQFIDELPRTETGKIQRTKLRDREQVA, from the coding sequence ATGCAGCAAAACGTACCCGAGTCATATCTGCCCGATGCAGCGTACGGCCCGGAACCAGTCAACGCACTGCCCGAAACGGACTATCCGTCCCACATCAACGTAGCGGAGGAGTTGGTCGACAGACACGTCGAGGAGGGACGCGGTGACAACGCGGCCATTCGGTTCCGCGACCGAGAGACGACGTACAGCGAGTTACAGGAGAAGGTCGACAGGTTCGGTAACGCGTTGCGCGACCTCGGCGTCGAACCCGGCGATAGGGTGTTGGTCCGATTCCCGAACCGGCCGGAGGCCGTCGTCTCGTGTCTGGCCGTCCAGAAGATCGGGGCGATCCCACAGCCCTCGATGAAACTTCTCCGGGCCAAGGAACTCACACACATCCTCGACGACGCCAAGATCAAGGTCGCGATCGTCTACGACGACCTGCTGGACGAACTGGAAGACGCGGTGGACGCCGTCGACTGCGTCGAGGAGATCGTCGTCGCCGACGACGTCGGCGTCGAACACGACCATCCGAGCTACGAGTCGCTCATCGACGACGCGAGCGACGACTTGGAGGCCCACGACACGGAAGCGACGGATCTCGGGCTGATGCTGTACACCAGCGGGACGACCGGTCGCCCGAAGGGAGCCGTCCACTCTCACTCGGACATCCTCGCGACGGCCGACGGCTACGCGCGGTACTGTCTCGAACCGACGGCGGACGACGTGTTCGGAGGGAACCCGCCGCTCCCGTTCGCGTACGGGTACGGCGACCTCGTCACGTTCCCGCTCCGATTCGGTGCCACGATCAGCCTCGTCCAGGACGCGTCCCCGGAGACGCTTCTCGAAGCCGTCGAGGACCACGGTATCACCGTGTTCTGCTCCGTTCCCACCGCGTACAATCAGATCCTCTCGAAGTTCCCGGAGGGACACGAGGAGTACGACGTGAGTTCTCTCCGAGTCGGGCTGAGCGCCGGCGAACCGCTGGCACCGCACACGTTCGACGAGATCAACGAGAAGTACGGCATCGACATCCTCGACGGCATCGGCACGACGGAGATGCTCCACATCTTCATCTCCCACCGTCACACCGACGACATCGACGCCAGCGCGACGGGGTTCGCCGTTCCGGGCTACGAGGCCAAGATCGTCGACCCGGAGACGGGTGACGAACTGGAACGCGGTCGGTCCGGCCAGCTCGCGGTCCGCGGTCCGACGGGTATCACGTACTGGAATCGCCCCGAAAAGCAGAGCGAAGCCGTCGAAAACGGATGGAGTTTCCCCGGCGACATCTTTGTCCAGCGAGAGGACGGTCGGTTCGAGTACCAATCCCGAGAGGACGACCTCATCATCTCCAGCGGATACAACATCCCCGGCCCCGAGGTCGAGATGGTGCTAGAGGAGCGAGAGGAGGTACAGGAGGTCGCCGTCATCGGTGCCCCTAACGAGGAACGCGGCGAGATCGTGAAAGCGTACATCGTGGTCGAGGAGGGGCACGAGGCGAACGAAGAACTCGTCACGGAACTCCAGAACCACGTCAAGAACACGCTCGCGCCGTACAAATACCCCCGCGAGATCCAGTTTATCGATGAGCTTCCCCGAACGGAGACGGGAAAGATCCAGCGGACGAAGCTCCGAGACCGGGAACAGGTCGCGTGA
- a CDS encoding Phenylacetic acid catabolic protein codes for MVESEEDMTEGYKKALKQILLVSADTELMSAPAYYEQSLNAPSLDARASCVSVIQDELGHGHIAYRLLEDIGEDREELIFEREPHEFRNTYGFDQHIDNFAELVCAHGLFDRAGITLLGDIHENTSYAPWKRALTKVSKEEQFHLRHGETWMRRLANKNESTREKVQEAVDWMFPIALEWFGLPDDKKQHDDQLEYRIKGLSNDELRQDWMDRTVPFLDEIGLEFPAHYDEDADEYVIDYEFPVAFDEENKEWRFDEPVSWDDVIDRWRARGPANEKYVNLIQSGKVDVMP; via the coding sequence ATGGTCGAGTCCGAGGAGGACATGACCGAGGGATACAAGAAAGCGCTAAAACAGATCCTGTTGGTTTCGGCCGACACCGAACTGATGAGCGCGCCGGCGTACTACGAGCAGTCGCTCAACGCGCCGAGTCTCGACGCCCGGGCCTCCTGTGTGAGCGTCATCCAGGACGAACTCGGTCACGGCCACATCGCGTACCGCCTGCTGGAGGACATCGGCGAGGACCGAGAGGAGCTGATCTTCGAGCGCGAACCCCACGAGTTCCGCAACACCTACGGGTTCGACCAGCACATCGACAACTTCGCCGAGCTCGTCTGTGCACACGGCCTGTTCGACCGCGCGGGGATCACCCTCCTCGGTGACATCCACGAGAACACGTCCTACGCCCCGTGGAAACGCGCGCTGACGAAGGTCTCCAAGGAGGAGCAGTTCCACCTCCGCCACGGCGAGACGTGGATGCGCCGCCTCGCCAACAAGAACGAATCGACCAGAGAGAAGGTCCAGGAGGCAGTCGACTGGATGTTCCCCATCGCGCTGGAGTGGTTCGGCCTCCCCGACGACAAGAAGCAGCACGACGACCAGCTCGAATACCGCATCAAGGGCCTGTCCAACGACGAGCTCCGACAGGACTGGATGGATCGGACGGTCCCGTTCCTCGACGAGATCGGCCTCGAATTCCCCGCCCACTACGACGAGGACGCCGACGAGTACGTCATCGACTACGAGTTCCCGGTCGCGTTCGACGAGGAGAACAAGGAGTGGCGCTTCGACGAACCGGTCTCGTGGGACGACGTCATCGACCGCTGGCGAGCCCGCGGCCCGGCCAACGAGAAGTACGTCAACCTGATCCAGTCCGGGAAAGTCGACGTGATGCCCTAA
- a CDS encoding CoA-transferase subunit beta yields the protein MDGDAYTDRELMVAAAAREIDDGDVAFVGMRLPLIAFQVAVSTHASNARSVFESGVVRDTPADGFLHTMCDLPNLDRAVSTTSMIDIMSRLQRGDIDVGFLGGAEIDRYGNLNTTRVASDSGSVRLPGSGGACDIACLSQRTVVLMAHEPRRFVRDVTYNTSPGHGDGGDWRERESVAGGGPDALVTTKATFGFDDGGELYLESLHPGVDFDDVVADFPWDLRTAADVTGESVDRTDPPSRPVLDLIREFDPDGFWTR from the coding sequence ATGGACGGTGACGCGTACACGGATCGGGAGCTGATGGTCGCCGCCGCGGCGCGCGAGATAGACGACGGCGACGTCGCGTTCGTTGGGATGCGCCTGCCGCTCATCGCGTTTCAGGTCGCGGTGAGCACGCACGCCTCGAACGCGCGCTCGGTCTTCGAGAGCGGCGTCGTGCGCGACACCCCGGCAGACGGCTTCCTGCATACGATGTGCGATCTCCCCAATCTCGATCGGGCCGTCTCGACGACGAGCATGATCGACATCATGTCGCGGCTGCAGCGAGGCGATATCGACGTCGGCTTCCTCGGCGGCGCGGAGATCGACCGCTACGGGAACCTGAACACGACTCGCGTCGCGTCCGATTCCGGGTCGGTCCGCCTGCCCGGGAGCGGTGGGGCCTGCGACATTGCCTGTCTGTCTCAGCGGACGGTCGTGCTGATGGCCCACGAACCGCGTCGGTTCGTCCGAGACGTGACGTACAACACGAGTCCCGGCCACGGCGACGGCGGCGACTGGCGCGAACGCGAGTCGGTGGCGGGCGGTGGACCGGACGCGCTCGTCACGACGAAGGCCACGTTCGGGTTCGACGACGGGGGCGAACTGTACCTCGAATCGCTCCATCCTGGCGTCGACTTCGACGACGTCGTCGCTGACTTTCCCTGGGACCTCCGGACCGCCGCCGACGTCACCGGCGAGAGCGTAGACCGAACCGACCCGCCGTCGCGGCCCGTCCTGGACCTGATACGCGAGTTCGACCCCGACGGCTTCTGGACGCGCTGA